In Candidatus Cloacimonadota bacterium, the following proteins share a genomic window:
- the fusA gene encoding elongation factor G, whose protein sequence is MNSDSDSPLRRIRNIGIMAHIDAGKTTTTERILFYTGFLHRMGEVHDGNAFTDWMEQERERGITITSATVTCVWKDNHINIIDTPGHVDFTAEVERSLRILDGAVGVFCAVAGVEPQSETVWHQADRYKVPRIAYVNKMDRPGADYDRVIGMIHERLTPLARAVNIPIGREDSFEGVIDLITMKAWLFDPLTKGNEVHLKDIPPELLEQATRQRDILLESVAEFDDELLHAYLEGLEIPEHLLRRAIRVATIGGNIIPVFCGSSLKNKGVQLLLDGICDFLPSPLEVPPCEGFNPETKAPVTLESDPRAPFVGMAFKVQTDKYVGKLVYVRVYSGTLKKGASFYNQSNGKRERVSRILQMMSNRKNDLNELHAGDIGAFVGCRFLSTGDTITDGELDVQLSRMHFPDSVISIAIEPRTKADQENLSDALARLEEEDPTFRVTTDKETGQTLISGMGELHLEIIVDRLRREFNVSANVGNPQVSYKETITRAVECEETFIRDMNGKGNYAKVKFRLSPLSEEELPEGAKNLFQSSVGTDKIPGEYHKPIEEAALNALNDGPLISGNLERVRVELIDGDFNPVDSNELAFRIATSMAISKGLREAGPVIMEPLMQLSVISPDAFVGDIIADINAKRGQISVLRRHNEFQQEIVAEVPLSELVGYTTRIRSLSQGRATYSLEFRKYAISPAQVQSAVLKRIRGFA, encoded by the coding sequence ATGAACAGCGACTCCGACAGTCCGCTACGCAGGATCAGGAACATCGGCATCATGGCCCACATCGATGCCGGTAAAACCACGACCACGGAGCGGATCCTGTTTTACACGGGATTTTTGCACAGGATGGGCGAGGTGCATGACGGCAACGCTTTCACCGACTGGATGGAACAGGAGCGTGAACGCGGGATCACCATTACCTCCGCCACGGTGACCTGTGTCTGGAAAGACAACCACATCAACATCATAGACACCCCCGGACACGTGGATTTCACCGCCGAGGTGGAGCGCAGCCTGCGCATCCTGGATGGCGCGGTGGGCGTCTTTTGTGCCGTGGCTGGAGTGGAGCCGCAATCGGAGACTGTTTGGCATCAGGCCGACCGTTACAAGGTCCCGCGCATCGCCTATGTGAACAAGATGGACCGTCCCGGAGCCGATTACGACAGGGTTATCGGCATGATCCACGAGCGCCTGACCCCGCTGGCCCGAGCCGTGAACATCCCCATCGGCCGCGAGGACAGCTTTGAAGGAGTTATCGACCTCATCACGATGAAGGCATGGCTCTTCGACCCCCTCACCAAAGGCAACGAAGTGCATCTGAAGGATATTCCTCCAGAACTGCTGGAGCAGGCCACCAGGCAGCGCGACATCCTGCTGGAAAGCGTGGCGGAATTTGATGACGAACTGCTGCATGCCTACCTGGAAGGGCTGGAAATCCCGGAACATCTGCTTCGCCGGGCCATCCGCGTTGCCACCATCGGAGGCAACATCATCCCCGTTTTCTGCGGCTCATCGCTGAAAAACAAAGGCGTGCAACTACTGCTGGACGGCATCTGCGACTTTCTGCCCTCCCCGCTGGAAGTGCCGCCCTGCGAAGGTTTCAACCCCGAAACCAAAGCCCCCGTCACCCTCGAGTCCGATCCGCGCGCGCCCTTTGTGGGCATGGCTTTCAAGGTGCAAACGGACAAATATGTGGGCAAGCTGGTCTATGTGCGCGTCTATTCCGGCACCCTGAAAAAAGGAGCTTCGTTCTACAACCAGAGCAACGGCAAACGCGAGCGGGTGTCACGCATTTTGCAGATGATGAGCAACCGCAAGAACGACCTGAACGAACTCCACGCCGGCGACATCGGCGCTTTTGTCGGCTGCCGATTCCTGAGCACCGGCGACACCATCACGGACGGCGAACTGGATGTGCAGCTCAGCCGCATGCATTTTCCGGACAGCGTGATCTCCATCGCCATCGAACCCCGCACCAAGGCTGATCAGGAAAACCTGAGCGACGCCCTGGCCCGCCTCGAGGAAGAGGATCCCACCTTCCGCGTGACTACGGACAAGGAAACCGGCCAGACCCTCATTTCCGGGATGGGCGAACTGCACCTGGAAATCATAGTGGACCGCCTGCGCCGCGAATTCAACGTTTCCGCCAACGTCGGCAATCCGCAGGTATCCTACAAGGAAACCATCACCCGCGCAGTGGAATGCGAGGAAACATTTATCCGCGACATGAATGGGAAAGGCAACTATGCCAAGGTGAAATTCCGCCTTTCCCCACTTTCGGAGGAAGAACTGCCTGAAGGAGCGAAAAACCTCTTCCAGAGCAGCGTTGGCACCGATAAAATCCCCGGCGAGTATCACAAACCAATCGAAGAAGCCGCGCTCAACGCCCTCAACGACGGGCCCTTGATCAGTGGAAACCTCGAACGGGTGAGGGTCGAACTCATCGACGGCGATTTCAACCCCGTGGACTCCAACGAGTTGGCCTTCCGCATCGCCACCTCGATGGCCATCTCCAAAGGCCTGCGCGAAGCCGGCCCGGTAATAATGGAACCCCTTATGCAGCTTTCGGTTATCTCCCCGGATGCCTTCGTGGGCGACATCATCGCCGACATCAACGCCAAGCGTGGCCAAATCAGCGTGCTACGCAGGCACAACGAGTTTCAGCAGGAAATCGTGGCGGAAGTTCCCCTTTCCGAACTGGTTGGCTATACCACCAGGATTCGCTCCCTCAGCCAGGGCAGGGCGACTTACAGCCTGGAATTCCGCAAATACGCAATCAGCCCCGCCCAGGTGCAGAGCGCCGTGCTGAAGCGCATCCGCGGCTTTGCCTGA